The following coding sequences are from one Devosia neptuniae window:
- a CDS encoding DMT family transporter, protein MSQISSTSQNATTGALFMVTASLAFAGTNALQSVLPWQFGMSSTGMAFWQYVIASVLALPLILRIGVDKLRTRHPLAHEVRAFVSALGVHVFVYGFAAGVPIWQMVTLLSTGPLFIILGSTLFLGERASAPRIVAAMVGFTGAIIVSGVGSEGVTWHTLIPVAAAALWAVTDVLTKYLAREEPPETLTLSLLVLVTPNHLFILLVVNALAWLSPATVPAELATGFPFQLPTGAGLWLLLLLGALTALARYFSSFAYKKADATFLQPFGDLQVPLSGLIGWIFLGQVPSMWFWPGAALILAASSFILWSETDRGQRLSLA, encoded by the coding sequence ATGAGCCAGATTTCCTCTACTTCCCAAAACGCCACCACCGGCGCCCTCTTCATGGTCACCGCGAGCCTTGCCTTTGCCGGCACCAACGCGCTTCAGTCCGTGCTGCCCTGGCAATTCGGCATGAGTTCCACCGGCATGGCCTTCTGGCAATATGTCATCGCCTCCGTGCTGGCCCTGCCGCTCATTCTGCGGATCGGCGTCGATAAGCTGCGCACGAGGCACCCCTTGGCGCACGAGGTCCGCGCTTTCGTTTCGGCGCTTGGCGTTCATGTCTTCGTCTATGGCTTTGCCGCCGGCGTGCCGATCTGGCAGATGGTGACCCTGCTGTCCACCGGCCCGCTGTTCATCATTCTGGGATCCACGCTGTTCCTGGGCGAGCGCGCTTCCGCCCCCCGCATCGTGGCAGCGATGGTCGGTTTCACCGGCGCCATCATTGTCTCGGGCGTCGGCAGCGAAGGGGTCACCTGGCACACCCTGATCCCCGTCGCCGCAGCCGCCCTTTGGGCCGTGACCGATGTGCTGACGAAATATCTCGCCCGCGAAGAGCCGCCGGAAACCCTCACGCTTTCCCTGCTCGTACTGGTGACACCCAATCACCTGTTCATTCTGCTGGTGGTGAATGCGCTGGCATGGCTATCGCCTGCCACTGTCCCTGCTGAATTGGCCACTGGCTTCCCCTTCCAGCTCCCCACGGGCGCAGGACTGTGGCTGCTCCTGCTGCTTGGCGCTCTGACGGCGCTGGCGCGATATTTTTCCAGCTTTGCCTATAAGAAAGCCGATGCGACTTTCCTGCAGCCGTTCGGCGATCTGCAAGTGCCATTGAGTGGCCTTATCGGCTGGATTTTCCTGGGCCAGGTACCATCCATGTGGTTCTGGCCGGGCGCCGCGCTGATCCTGGCCGCGTCCTCGTTCATTCTATGGAGCGAGACCGACAGGGGGCAGAGGCTGAGTTTGGCTTAG
- a CDS encoding ABC transporter substrate-binding protein — MIRITSRWRNTLAVALTGVSLFSVAAASAAEITVWCWDPNFNGATMEEAFSRYKASHPDDTIKVEIFDKAAMEQKLQAQLASGATDGLPDIVLIEDYRAQKYLQSFPSSFEPLNSHVDYSTFAPYKVELATLNGQTYSIPFDSGVTGYFYRSDLLAEAGITPDQLNNITWDQLIEIGKTVKEKTGLPLLPIDPTSSDWIRIMLQSAGSWYFDADGNVTIKDNPVFKAAVETYQRLMTAGITTPVSGWTEYTGSFTSGKTPSTFSGVWMTATIKANADQSGKWGVAPSPRLDGVEGAGNASNLGGSSWYVLSSAPEKEKAIDFLTSIWAKDVDFYQKILVNQGALGTYLPAREGEAFKASDEFFGGEPVWQNFSTWLAAIPAVNYGIFTEEADTATVAQIPAITSGGNVDEIIAAIDAQVRQQTQ; from the coding sequence ATGATCCGCATTACATCGCGGTGGCGCAATACGCTTGCTGTTGCGCTGACCGGCGTGAGCCTGTTCAGCGTCGCCGCCGCCTCGGCAGCCGAAATCACCGTCTGGTGCTGGGACCCCAACTTCAACGGCGCGACGATGGAAGAGGCATTCTCGCGCTACAAGGCCAGCCATCCCGACGATACGATCAAGGTCGAAATCTTCGACAAGGCCGCCATGGAGCAGAAGCTGCAGGCGCAGCTCGCATCCGGCGCCACCGATGGCCTGCCCGATATCGTGCTGATCGAAGATTATCGTGCGCAGAAATATCTGCAGTCCTTCCCCAGCTCCTTCGAGCCGCTCAATAGCCATGTCGATTACTCGACCTTTGCCCCCTACAAGGTGGAACTGGCGACCCTCAACGGGCAGACCTATTCCATCCCCTTCGATTCCGGCGTTACCGGCTATTTCTACCGTTCCGACCTGCTGGCTGAAGCCGGCATCACCCCGGACCAGCTCAACAACATCACCTGGGATCAGCTGATCGAGATCGGCAAGACCGTCAAGGAAAAGACCGGGCTGCCGCTGCTGCCGATCGATCCGACTTCGTCGGACTGGATCCGCATCATGCTGCAATCGGCCGGTAGCTGGTATTTTGATGCCGATGGCAATGTGACCATCAAGGACAATCCGGTCTTCAAGGCCGCTGTGGAAACCTATCAGCGCCTGATGACCGCTGGCATCACCACGCCGGTTTCGGGTTGGACGGAATATACCGGCTCGTTCACCTCGGGTAAGACCCCCTCGACCTTCTCGGGCGTGTGGATGACGGCCACGATCAAGGCGAATGCCGATCAGTCCGGCAAGTGGGGCGTTGCCCCCTCCCCGCGCCTCGATGGCGTTGAAGGCGCCGGCAATGCGTCCAATCTGGGCGGCTCGAGCTGGTATGTCCTCTCCTCGGCTCCCGAGAAAGAAAAGGCCATAGATTTCCTGACCTCGATCTGGGCCAAGGATGTCGATTTCTACCAGAAAATCCTGGTCAACCAGGGCGCTCTGGGCACCTATCTGCCCGCCCGTGAAGGCGAAGCCTTCAAGGCCAGCGACGAGTTCTTCGGCGGCGAGCCCGTCTGGCAGAACTTCTCCACCTGGCTGGCCGCGATTCCGGCGGTCAATTACGGCATCTTCACCGAAGAAGCCGACACCGCCACGGTTGCACAAATCCCGGCGATTACCAGCGGCGGCAACGTCGATGAAATCATCGCCGCCATCGATGCTCAGGTTCGTCAACAGACCCAGTGA
- a CDS encoding MurR/RpiR family transcriptional regulator: MVEKMQPPGDFDALRAAILERKGELPKRLTQVAAYALDHPDEIAFGTAASIAESAEVQPSTLVRFAQHFGFEGFSGLQLLFRARLRERTSSYEDRLRTLEQNGAALAESTTIFNGFAAAAHRSIDALTAAVDPDGFERTVTLLANAETIYLIAKRRSYPISSYMAYAFGKLKVRYQLVGTAAGIDDDMLAMATPRDAAFAISFSPYASESATQARAMAARGIPVVSLTDSAFSPLAECSREWFEVVEADHAGFRSLSASMAFAMALTVSIAEKRRRR, from the coding sequence ATGGTCGAGAAGATGCAGCCGCCGGGGGATTTTGATGCGCTGCGGGCGGCCATTTTGGAACGCAAGGGCGAGTTGCCGAAGCGTCTGACGCAGGTGGCCGCCTATGCGCTGGACCATCCCGACGAGATCGCCTTCGGCACCGCGGCCAGCATTGCGGAATCAGCCGAGGTGCAGCCGTCGACGCTGGTGCGCTTTGCCCAGCACTTTGGCTTTGAGGGTTTTTCCGGCCTGCAATTGCTGTTCCGCGCCCGATTGCGCGAGCGCACATCGTCCTATGAGGACCGGCTGCGCACGCTGGAGCAGAATGGCGCCGCCTTGGCCGAGAGCACCACGATTTTCAATGGCTTCGCCGCCGCCGCGCACCGCTCGATCGATGCGCTGACGGCCGCTGTGGACCCCGACGGCTTCGAGCGCACCGTGACTTTGCTGGCCAATGCCGAAACGATTTACCTGATCGCCAAGCGGCGCTCCTACCCGATCAGCAGCTATATGGCCTATGCCTTTGGCAAGCTGAAGGTGAGGTATCAATTGGTCGGCACGGCGGCCGGCATTGACGACGATATGCTAGCCATGGCGACGCCGCGCGATGCCGCCTTTGCCATCAGTTTCTCGCCCTATGCCTCCGAAAGCGCGACCCAGGCGCGGGCCATGGCGGCGCGGGGCATTCCCGTCGTGTCGCTGACCGATTCGGCGTTTTCGCCGCTGGCCGAGTGCTCGCGCGAATGGTTTGAGGTAGTGGAGGCCGACCATGCCGGGTTCCGCTCGCTGTCGGCCAGCATGGCCTTTGCCATGGCCCTCACCGTTTCCATCGCCGAGAAGCGCCGCCGGCGCTGA
- a CDS encoding aldo/keto reductase — protein MSTDQKIRWGIIGPGSIAKAFQGGVAGSKHGVLAAIATRDPNKPNLAKDFPGAKIVHGYDALLADPEIDAVYIAVPHTGHAEWAIKAAEAGKHVLIEKPLALSAFEIDAVFHAHRKAGTFAGEAFMYRLHPQTAKLGELIRSGVIGDVRMIQSSFGFSMGKFQPQHRLFASDLAGGGILDVGGYPVSMSRFIAGAALGKPFADPIKVSGTAKLNAEGTDDWAAAVLTFENGIVAQVSCAVMVNLDNVLRIHGSEGRIEVPDFWFAGGDRDKGVGKIDIVKKDGSRETISVGEERHVYSFEADAAAEAIFAKRQELAAPGMSWADSLGNARVLDAWRKDAGIEYSVEKPATRVNTLANRPLGPNGTVIPKRSIPNLPKQASAAALGFEDFKSFASGAILLDAFWEKGGNLFDTAFIYGGGYTEKLFGQWHTSRGTREQSVLIGKGAHSPLVYPDVIAKQLTQSLDRLQTDYVDIYFMHRDNTDVPVGEFVDAMDAELKAGRIRGPFGGSNWTKERFDEAIAYAERTGKTKPSALSNNFALAEMLDPIWDGCVTSSTPDWKQWLNDRQVTNFSWSSQARGFFTDRAGRDKTDNEELVRVWYNEQNFGRRDRAIELGKQLGKSPIHIALAYVLAQPFPSVPLIGPRTLGELDDSMNAFDIKLTADQVKWLENG, from the coding sequence ATGTCGACCGATCAGAAAATCCGCTGGGGCATTATTGGGCCGGGCAGCATTGCCAAGGCCTTCCAGGGCGGTGTAGCCGGTTCCAAACACGGCGTTCTGGCCGCCATTGCGACCCGCGACCCCAATAAGCCGAACCTGGCCAAGGACTTCCCCGGCGCGAAAATCGTGCACGGCTATGATGCCCTGCTGGCCGACCCCGAAATCGACGCGGTCTATATCGCCGTGCCCCATACCGGCCACGCCGAATGGGCCATCAAGGCGGCCGAAGCAGGCAAGCATGTGCTGATCGAAAAGCCCTTGGCGCTGTCGGCCTTCGAGATCGATGCAGTGTTCCACGCCCATCGCAAGGCGGGCACCTTTGCGGGCGAAGCCTTCATGTATCGCCTGCATCCGCAGACGGCCAAGCTGGGCGAACTCATCCGCTCGGGCGTCATCGGCGATGTCCGCATGATCCAGTCGAGCTTCGGCTTCTCCATGGGCAAGTTCCAGCCCCAGCATCGCCTCTTCGCCTCGGACCTCGCTGGTGGCGGCATTCTCGACGTCGGCGGCTATCCCGTTTCCATGTCGCGCTTCATCGCGGGCGCGGCTCTGGGCAAGCCCTTTGCCGATCCGATCAAGGTTTCGGGCACGGCCAAGCTCAATGCCGAAGGCACCGATGATTGGGCGGCTGCCGTGCTCACCTTCGAGAACGGCATTGTCGCTCAGGTCTCCTGCGCGGTGATGGTCAACCTCGACAATGTACTGCGCATTCACGGCTCGGAAGGCCGCATCGAGGTGCCGGACTTCTGGTTTGCCGGTGGCGACCGCGACAAGGGCGTCGGCAAGATCGACATCGTCAAGAAGGACGGCAGCCGCGAGACGATCAGCGTCGGCGAAGAACGCCATGTCTATTCCTTCGAGGCCGATGCCGCTGCCGAAGCCATCTTCGCCAAGCGCCAGGAGCTGGCTGCGCCGGGCATGAGCTGGGCCGATAGCCTGGGCAATGCCCGCGTGCTCGACGCCTGGCGCAAGGATGCCGGGATCGAATATTCGGTCGAAAAGCCCGCCACGCGCGTCAACACGCTGGCCAATCGCCCGCTCGGCCCCAATGGCACTGTCATCCCCAAGCGTTCCATTCCGAACCTGCCCAAGCAGGCTTCGGCGGCAGCCCTCGGCTTTGAGGATTTCAAGAGCTTCGCCTCGGGCGCTATCCTGCTCGATGCCTTCTGGGAAAAGGGCGGTAATCTGTTCGACACCGCCTTCATCTATGGCGGTGGCTATACCGAAAAGCTGTTCGGGCAGTGGCACACCAGCCGCGGCACGCGCGAGCAATCGGTGCTGATCGGCAAGGGCGCGCATAGCCCGCTGGTTTATCCGGACGTGATCGCCAAGCAGTTGACCCAGTCGCTTGATCGCCTCCAGACCGACTATGTCGACATCTATTTCATGCACCGCGACAATACCGATGTGCCGGTGGGTGAATTCGTCGACGCCATGGATGCCGAGCTCAAGGCCGGCCGCATTCGCGGGCCGTTCGGTGGTTCCAACTGGACCAAGGAACGGTTCGATGAGGCTATCGCCTATGCCGAACGCACCGGCAAGACCAAGCCCAGCGCCTTGTCCAACAACTTCGCTTTGGCCGAAATGCTCGACCCGATCTGGGACGGCTGCGTCACCTCTTCGACACCGGATTGGAAGCAGTGGCTCAATGACCGCCAGGTCACCAATTTCTCCTGGTCGAGCCAGGCCCGTGGCTTCTTCACCGACCGCGCCGGTCGCGACAAGACCGACAATGAGGAACTGGTCCGCGTCTGGTATAACGAGCAGAACTTCGGCCGCCGCGACCGCGCCATCGAGCTGGGCAAGCAACTCGGCAAGAGCCCGATCCACATCGCGCTCGCCTATGTCCTGGCCCAGCCCTTCCCCAGCGTCCCGCTCATCGGCCCACGCACCCTGGGCGAGCTGGACGACAGCATGAATGCCTTCGACATCAAGCTCACGGCCGACCAGGTGAAGTGGCTCGAAAACGGCTAG
- a CDS encoding Gfo/Idh/MocA family protein, whose amino-acid sequence MKASIGVGLIGTGYMGKCHALAWNSVKPVFGSGPQPRLVHLAEVNADIAQTKADEFGFAKATGDWRDLIADPEVDVVSVTTPNAFHAEMAIAALQAGKHVWCEKPMAVALADAERMAAVANASGKVAVLGYNYIQNPLVRHIGALLEQGAIGQVNHVRLEMDEDFMADPEALFYWKSEASSGYGALDDFGVHPLSLLHILFGSVTRVFAHLAKPYPTRPTKDGAARAVETFDIASVLFEMGEGISGVMALNRSAWGRKGRIALQIFGSKGSIVYDQERMNELQLYTTDGPGTERGYRTILTAPQHAPYDRFIPAPGHGLGFNDLKIIECHELLNAIAGQPARVIDFAKGLVIERTVHAMARSHEEQRWVEV is encoded by the coding sequence ATGAAAGCATCAATTGGCGTCGGGTTGATCGGCACCGGCTATATGGGCAAATGCCACGCGCTGGCCTGGAACAGCGTCAAACCGGTCTTCGGCAGCGGGCCACAGCCGCGCCTCGTGCATCTGGCCGAGGTGAATGCCGACATTGCGCAGACCAAGGCCGACGAGTTCGGCTTTGCCAAGGCGACGGGCGATTGGCGCGACTTGATTGCGGATCCGGAAGTGGATGTCGTTTCAGTCACCACGCCCAATGCCTTCCACGCCGAAATGGCGATCGCGGCGCTGCAAGCCGGCAAGCATGTGTGGTGTGAAAAGCCGATGGCGGTGGCGCTGGCCGATGCCGAACGCATGGCAGCTGTGGCCAATGCCTCGGGCAAGGTTGCGGTGCTGGGTTACAATTACATTCAGAACCCGCTGGTGCGCCATATCGGGGCGCTGCTGGAGCAGGGCGCCATCGGCCAGGTGAACCACGTCCGGCTGGAAATGGACGAGGACTTCATGGCCGACCCGGAGGCGCTGTTCTATTGGAAAAGCGAGGCCAGTTCAGGTTATGGCGCGCTGGACGATTTTGGCGTGCATCCGCTGAGCCTGCTGCACATTCTGTTCGGCTCGGTGACGCGGGTCTTTGCGCATCTGGCCAAGCCATATCCGACGCGCCCCACCAAGGACGGGGCGGCGCGGGCCGTCGAAACCTTCGATATTGCCAGCGTGCTGTTCGAGATGGGCGAGGGGATCAGTGGCGTCATGGCGCTCAACCGCTCAGCCTGGGGCCGCAAAGGGCGCATTGCGCTGCAGATATTCGGGTCCAAGGGCTCGATTGTCTATGATCAGGAGCGGATGAATGAATTGCAGCTCTACACCACCGATGGGCCGGGCACCGAGCGGGGCTATCGAACCATCCTGACCGCGCCGCAGCATGCGCCCTATGACCGGTTCATTCCAGCGCCGGGACATGGGTTGGGCTTCAACGACCTCAAGATCATCGAGTGCCACGAATTGCTCAATGCCATTGCCGGGCAGCCGGCCCGGGTGATCGATTTTGCCAAGGGGCTGGTCATCGAGCGGACCGTGCATGCCATGGCACGGAGCCACGAGGAGCAGCGCTGGGTAGAGGTTTAG
- a CDS encoding ABC transporter ATP-binding protein, whose protein sequence is MSSLKLTAVRKSYGNVEVIKGVDLEIKSKEFVVFVGPSGCGKSTLLRMIAGLEHITGGDLEIGGQRMNDVDPSKRGIAMVFQSYALYPHMTVRDNMGFALRFAGVAKEQIAKQVQQAARILALEPLLDRYPKELSGGQRQRVAIGRAIVRNPQVFLFDEPLSNLDAELRVHMRIEIARLHKELQTTIIYVTHDQVEAMTLADTIVVLRDGIIEQVGHPLDLYDDPANQFVAGFIGSPQMNFLAATMVEKTADSVTVELTNHGKTRLTLPVSGGAVGDKVSLGVRAEHFGEAGAGSSDLTLQIDVAEHLGSTSYVYANAGGELVVIEREESRHELGHDAITVSIDANRAYLFDAAGHRLR, encoded by the coding sequence ATGAGCAGTTTGAAACTTACGGCCGTACGCAAGTCCTACGGCAATGTCGAAGTCATCAAGGGCGTTGATCTGGAGATCAAATCCAAGGAGTTCGTGGTTTTCGTCGGCCCCTCGGGCTGCGGAAAATCGACGCTGCTGCGGATGATTGCGGGCCTCGAGCACATTACCGGCGGTGATCTCGAAATCGGCGGCCAGCGCATGAACGATGTCGACCCGAGCAAGCGCGGCATCGCCATGGTGTTCCAGTCCTATGCGCTTTATCCGCATATGACGGTGCGCGACAATATGGGCTTCGCGCTCCGCTTTGCCGGGGTCGCCAAGGAGCAGATCGCCAAGCAGGTGCAGCAGGCCGCCCGCATCCTGGCGCTCGAACCCCTGCTCGATCGCTATCCCAAGGAACTCTCCGGCGGCCAGCGCCAGCGCGTCGCCATCGGCCGGGCCATTGTCCGCAATCCGCAGGTCTTCCTGTTCGACGAGCCGCTGAGCAATCTGGATGCCGAGCTGCGCGTGCATATGCGCATCGAGATCGCCCGGCTGCACAAGGAATTGCAGACCACGATCATCTATGTGACGCACGACCAGGTCGAGGCTATGACGCTGGCCGACACCATCGTGGTGCTGCGCGATGGCATTATCGAGCAGGTCGGCCATCCGCTCGATCTCTATGACGATCCGGCCAACCAGTTTGTTGCCGGGTTCATCGGCTCGCCGCAGATGAATTTCCTCGCCGCCACCATGGTCGAGAAAACCGCTGACAGCGTCACTGTCGAATTGACCAACCATGGCAAGACCCGCCTCACCCTGCCCGTTTCGGGTGGCGCGGTGGGCGACAAGGTTTCCCTCGGCGTGCGCGCCGAGCATTTCGGCGAAGCCGGGGCCGGCAGTTCCGATCTGACGCTACAGATCGACGTGGCCGAACATCTGGGGTCCACCAGCTATGTCTATGCCAATGCCGGCGGCGAGTTGGTGGTGATCGAACGCGAAGAATCCCGGCACGAGCTGGGCCACGACGCGATCACGGTCTCCATCGACGCCAACCGCGCCTACCTCTTCGACGCCGCGGGCCATCGCCTGCGCTAA
- a CDS encoding carbohydrate ABC transporter permease, producing the protein MSNPIALIGRAGTYLLLSLAAFLSIFPFFWMVVGASNTSADIIRGKGTPGGALWDNIVKFVNSFDMVRVLFNSFLLAGLGTVLTLLIASMAGYGFEMFRSRFREKVFGGLLLMLSIPFAALMIPLFILMAQFKIINTYQAVLLPSIASIFIIFYFRQATKAFPSELRDAAKIDGLKEWQIFLYVYMPVMRSTYAAATIIVFMANWNSYLWPLIVLQTNEMKTLTLAVATLAAGYTPDFGVIMVGAIAATLPTLVIFFLLQRRFVEGMLGAVK; encoded by the coding sequence ATGAGCAATCCAATCGCCCTTATCGGCCGCGCCGGCACTTATCTGCTGCTGTCGCTCGCGGCCTTCCTGTCGATCTTCCCGTTTTTCTGGATGGTTGTCGGCGCCAGCAATACCTCGGCCGACATCATTCGCGGCAAGGGTACGCCCGGCGGCGCGCTGTGGGACAATATCGTCAAGTTCGTCAACTCGTTCGACATGGTGCGGGTGCTGTTCAACTCGTTCCTGCTGGCCGGCCTGGGAACCGTGCTGACCCTGCTGATCGCCTCGATGGCCGGCTATGGCTTCGAGATGTTCCGCTCGCGCTTCCGCGAAAAGGTCTTTGGCGGCCTGTTGCTGATGCTGTCCATCCCGTTCGCGGCCTTGATGATCCCGCTGTTCATTTTGATGGCGCAGTTCAAGATCATCAACACCTACCAGGCCGTGCTGCTGCCCAGCATCGCCTCGATCTTCATCATCTTCTACTTCCGGCAGGCGACCAAGGCGTTCCCGAGCGAGTTGCGCGACGCGGCCAAAATCGACGGGCTGAAGGAATGGCAGATCTTCCTCTATGTCTACATGCCGGTGATGCGCTCCACCTATGCGGCGGCGACCATCATTGTCTTCATGGCAAACTGGAACAGCTATCTGTGGCCGCTGATCGTGCTGCAGACCAATGAGATGAAAACGCTCACCCTGGCGGTAGCGACGCTGGCTGCCGGCTACACGCCCGATTTCGGCGTCATCATGGTCGGCGCGATCGCGGCCACCCTTCCCACCCTCGTCATCTTCTTCCTGCTCCAGCGCCGCTTCGTCGAAGGCATGCTGGGCGCGGTCAAATAA
- a CDS encoding carbohydrate ABC transporter permease produces MAQSALARSERINGWLFVMPALVLLGIFMVYPILWSLWMSFQVGRGMNFSFGGFANIMRLTQDPVFLRALSNTMLFLAMQVPIMLVLALFFANALNDSKLWGRGFFRTAIFLPCVTSLVAYSVIFKSIFAIDGIANQTLLVLHLIENPINWLSDPFWARVVVITAITWRWTGYNMIFYLAAMQNIDRSIYEAARIDGVPAWARFWFITVPLLKPVILFTSVISTIGTLQLFDEVNLLTQGGPSDSTLTLSLYIYNLSFKFMPSFGYAATVSYVIVILVGILSLIQFIVAKDRRA; encoded by the coding sequence ATGGCGCAATCCGCATTGGCGCGCAGCGAACGGATAAACGGCTGGCTTTTTGTGATGCCGGCGCTCGTTCTGCTCGGCATTTTCATGGTCTATCCGATCCTGTGGTCCCTCTGGATGAGTTTCCAGGTCGGCCGCGGGATGAATTTCAGCTTTGGTGGCTTTGCCAACATCATGCGACTGACGCAGGACCCGGTTTTCCTGCGCGCGCTCAGCAATACGATGCTGTTCCTGGCCATGCAGGTGCCGATCATGCTGGTGCTGGCGTTGTTTTTCGCCAATGCGCTCAATGACAGCAAACTCTGGGGCCGGGGCTTTTTCCGCACTGCGATCTTCCTGCCCTGCGTGACCTCGCTGGTTGCCTATTCGGTCATCTTCAAATCGATCTTTGCGATTGACGGCATTGCCAACCAGACGCTGCTGGTGCTTCACCTCATCGAAAACCCGATCAACTGGCTGTCCGATCCGTTCTGGGCCCGCGTCGTTGTCATCACCGCCATCACCTGGCGCTGGACCGGCTACAACATGATCTTCTATCTCGCGGCCATGCAGAATATCGACCGCTCGATCTATGAAGCGGCCCGCATCGACGGCGTTCCCGCCTGGGCGCGCTTCTGGTTCATCACCGTGCCGCTGCTCAAGCCCGTGATCCTGTTCACCTCGGTCATCTCAACCATCGGCACGCTGCAATTGTTCGATGAGGTCAACCTGTTGACCCAGGGCGGCCCCTCGGATTCGACGCTGACCCTGTCGCTCTACATCTACAATCTCAGCTTCAAGTTCATGCCCAGCTTCGGCTACGCGGCAACCGTCAGCTATGTCATCGTCATCCTGGTGGGCATTCTCAGCCTGATCCAGTTTATCGTGGCCAAGGACCGCCGCGCATGA